In the genome of Pseudomonas sp. LBUM920, one region contains:
- a CDS encoding nicotinamidase: MTLVKTAIASFDVDAQKSFTPLCPDELPVVGGDQIGAELNYMASLAGHRIGSKDAHTPHAPWVVTQHSEMLQPTGLAHADVTWVSHCVPGTEGFTLLDELPTPYDYDYFIWKGVEPDLHPYGACYHDLHDKLSTGVIEYLNAQGVRRVIVGGLALDYCVKTTALQLLKAGLEVVVHLPACRGISEEGGVQAVNELLKAGAVISSTREELAAMATR; encoded by the coding sequence ATGACCCTCGTGAAAACTGCCATTGCTTCATTCGACGTCGACGCCCAGAAGAGCTTCACGCCGCTGTGCCCCGACGAATTGCCGGTGGTGGGCGGTGACCAGATCGGTGCCGAACTCAACTACATGGCCAGCCTCGCCGGCCACCGTATCGGCAGCAAAGACGCGCACACCCCGCACGCCCCATGGGTGGTCACCCAACACAGTGAGATGCTGCAACCCACCGGGCTGGCCCACGCCGATGTCACCTGGGTCAGCCACTGTGTGCCGGGCACCGAGGGTTTTACGCTGCTGGACGAATTGCCCACGCCGTATGACTACGACTACTTCATCTGGAAAGGCGTCGAGCCCGATCTGCACCCCTACGGCGCCTGCTACCACGACCTGCACGACAAGCTGTCGACCGGCGTCATCGAATATTTGAACGCCCAAGGCGTGCGCCGCGTGATCGTCGGTGGCCTGGCCCTGGATTACTGCGTCAAGACCACCGCGTTGCAACTGCTCAAGGCTGGCCTGGAGGTGGTCGTGCACTTGCCGGCCTGCCGAGGTATCAGCGAGGAGGGCGGCGTACAGGCGGTGAATGAGTTGCTCAAGGCCGGTGCTGTCATCAGCAGCACCCGCGAAGAACTGGCCGCGATGGCCACGCGCTAA
- a CDS encoding NUDIX hydrolase yields the protein MPLSAYLHTVDLCVLFYCRASGELKLLLNKREAEPFAGHWALPGVVVNGGVQDLSLKDAVERLRASDKVGFDLAWSEQVGTVGDAFRDPRCWSSSTYYLAIVADDVALGEHQAWFSLNAVADGSIKLPFDHNLIVAAVQERLLSKSLYSNLPLMFLGNEFSAPQATTIFSLVLARPVLKTSIRQRLLKLTEAGYLRETGRKKNGEGGRPQATVENLKPGEVYFFDRSFAD from the coding sequence ATGCCCCTTAGCGCCTACCTCCACACCGTCGACCTGTGCGTGTTGTTCTACTGCCGCGCCTCCGGGGAATTGAAGCTGCTGCTGAACAAGCGCGAAGCCGAGCCGTTTGCCGGGCATTGGGCGTTACCGGGCGTGGTGGTCAACGGCGGCGTGCAAGATCTGAGCCTCAAGGACGCCGTGGAGCGCTTGCGGGCCAGTGACAAGGTCGGCTTTGATCTGGCCTGGAGCGAGCAAGTCGGCACGGTGGGCGATGCGTTTCGCGACCCGCGCTGCTGGTCGTCGTCCACCTACTACCTGGCGATCGTGGCCGATGACGTGGCGTTGGGTGAGCATCAGGCCTGGTTTTCGCTGAATGCAGTGGCCGACGGCAGTATCAAGCTGCCGTTCGATCACAACCTGATCGTCGCCGCCGTGCAGGAGCGGCTGTTGTCCAAGTCGCTGTACAGCAACTTGCCGTTGATGTTTTTGGGCAACGAATTTAGCGCGCCGCAAGCGACCACGATCTTCTCGCTGGTGCTGGCGCGGCCGGTGTTGAAGACCAGTATTCGCCAGCGTTTGTTGAAGCTGACTGAGGCAGGGTATTTGCGTGAGACGGGGCGCAAGAAGAATGGCGAAGGCGGCAGGCCCCAGGCGACGGTGGAGAACCTGAAGCCTGGGGAAGTGTATTTTTTTGATCGCAGTTTTGCTGACTGA
- a CDS encoding L-iditol 2-dehydrogenase yields the protein MKRLEGKSALITGSARGIGRAFAQAYIAEGATVAIADINLQRALATAAELGPQAYAVAMDVTDQASIDAAIAAVVAHAGKLDILINNAALFDLAPIVDITRDSYERLFSINVAGTLFTLQAAARQMISQGHGGKIINMASQAGRRGEPLVAIYCATKAAVISLTQSAGLNLIKQGINVNAIAPGVVDGEHWDGVDALFAQHEGLAPGEKKKRVGAEVPFGRMGTAEDLTGMAIFLASKEADYVVAQTYNVDGGNWMN from the coding sequence ATGAAACGACTCGAAGGTAAGAGCGCGCTGATCACCGGATCGGCGCGCGGCATCGGTCGCGCCTTTGCCCAGGCGTATATCGCCGAAGGCGCTACGGTAGCCATCGCCGACATCAACCTGCAACGCGCCCTGGCCACCGCCGCAGAGCTGGGCCCACAGGCGTATGCCGTCGCGATGGACGTCACCGACCAGGCCTCCATCGACGCCGCGATTGCCGCCGTGGTGGCCCATGCCGGCAAGCTCGACATCCTGATCAACAACGCCGCGCTGTTTGACCTGGCGCCCATCGTCGACATTACCCGCGACAGCTATGAGCGCCTGTTCTCGATCAACGTCGCCGGCACGCTGTTCACCCTGCAGGCCGCCGCCCGTCAGATGATCAGCCAGGGCCACGGCGGCAAGATTATCAACATGGCCAGCCAGGCCGGGCGGCGGGGCGAGCCGTTGGTGGCGATCTATTGTGCGACCAAGGCGGCGGTGATCAGCCTCACGCAATCGGCGGGGCTGAACCTGATCAAGCAGGGCATCAACGTCAACGCCATTGCCCCAGGCGTGGTGGACGGCGAGCATTGGGATGGCGTGGACGCGCTGTTTGCCCAGCATGAAGGGTTGGCGCCGGGCGAGAAGAAGAAGCGGGTAGGGGCCGAAGTGCCGTTCGGGCGCATGGGCACGGCAGAGGATTTGACCGGGATGGCTATCTTCCTGGCTTCCAAAGAGGCCGACTATGTAGTCGCCCAAACCTATAACGTCGATGGCGGCAACTGGATGAACTAG